One genomic region from Pongo abelii isolate AG06213 chromosome 4, NHGRI_mPonAbe1-v2.0_pri, whole genome shotgun sequence encodes:
- the SKP2 gene encoding S-phase kinase-associated protein 2 isoform X3, with protein sequence MDQPLAEHFSPFRVQHMDLSNSVIEVSTLHGILSQCSKLQNLSLEGLRLSDPIVNNLAQNSNLVRLNLSGCSGFSEFALQTLLSSCSRLDELNLSWCFDFTEKHVQVAVAHVSETITQLNLSGYRKNLQKSDLSTLVRRCPNLVHLDLSDSVMLKNDCFQEFFQLNYLQHLSLSRCYDIIPETLLELGEIPTLKTLQVFGIVPDGTLQLLKEALPHLQINCSHFTAIARPTIGNKKNQEIWGIKCRLTLQKPSCL encoded by the exons ATGGACCAACCATTGGCTGAACATTTCAG CCCTTTTCGCGTACAGCACATGGACCTGTCGAACTCAGTTATAGAAGTGTCCACCCTCCACGGCATACTGTCTCAGTGTTCCAAGTTGCAGAATCTAAGCCTGGAAGGCCTGCGGCTTTCGGATCCCATTGTCAA taATCTCGCACAAAACTCAAATTTGGTGCGACTTAACCTTTCTGGGTGTTCTGGATTCTCTGAATTTGCCCTGCAGACTTTGCTAAGCAGCTGTTCCAG ACTGGATGAGCTGAACCTCTCCTGGTGTTTTGATTTCACTGAAAAGCATGTACAGGTGGCTGTTGCGCATGTGTCAGAGACCATCACCCAGCTGAATCTTAGCGGCTACAGAAAGAATCTCCAGAAATCAG ATCTCTCTACTTTAGTTAGAAGATGCCCCAATCTTGTCCATCTAGACTtaag TGATAGTGTCATGCTAAAGAATGACTGCTTTCAGGAATTTTTCCAGCTCAACTACCTCCAACACCTATCACTCAGTCGGTGCTATGATATAATACCTGAAACTTTACT tgaACTTGGAGAAATTCCCACACTAAAAACACTACAAGTTTTTGGAATTGTGCCAGATGGTACCCTTCAACTGTTAAAGGAAGCCCTTCCTCATCTACAGATTAATTGCTCCCATTTCACCGCCATTGCCAGGCCAACTATTGGCAACAAAAAGAACCAGGAGATATGGGGCATCAAATGCCGACTGACACTGCAAAAGCCGAGTTGTCTATGA